A genomic stretch from Apteryx mantelli isolate bAptMan1 chromosome 28, bAptMan1.hap1, whole genome shotgun sequence includes:
- the DUSP3 gene encoding dual specificity protein phosphatase 3 isoform X3 yields the protein MSDYRISVEELNDLLANGSGCYSLPSAHSNEVVPRIHVGNAFIAKNIMRLQRLGITHVLNAAEGKSFMHVNTNAEFYEGTGIRYHGIKANDTQEFNLSRYFEEAADFIEQALSQKDGQVFVHCREGYSRSPTLVIAYLMLRQNMDVKSALSTVRQKREIGPNDGFLRQLCQLNEQLVKEGKLKP from the exons ATGTCCGACTACCGCATCTCGGTGGAGGAGCTGAACGACCTGCTGGCTAACGGCAGCGGCTGCTACAGCCTGCCGAGCGCGCACAGCAACGAGGTGGTGCCGCGCATCCACGTGGGGAACGC GTTCATAGCCAAGAACATTATGAGGCTGCAGCGTCTGGGGATAACCCATGTTCTGAATGCAGCAGAGGGGAAGTCATTCATGCATGTGAACACTAATGCAGAGTTCTATGAAGGCACAGGCATCAGATACCATGGCATTAAAGCTAACGATACACAAGAATTTAACCTCAGTCGCTATTTCGAGGAGGCAGCTGATTTTATTGAGCAAGCACTTTCCCAGAAGGATG GCCAAGTGTTTGTGCATTGCCGTGAGGGCTACAGCCGTTCTCCTACATTGGTCATCGCCTACCTCATGCTTCGCCAGAACATGGATGTCAAGTCTGCATTGAGCACTGTCCGGCAGAAGCGAGAGATCGGCCCCAATGATGGCTTTCTAAGGCAGCTTTGCCAGCTCAATGAGCAATTAGTGAAGGAGGGCAAACTGAAGCCCTAA
- the DUSP3 gene encoding dual specificity protein phosphatase 3 isoform X1 — MCSVTYTIYSPHEAWELSAELTLFALSLFCRIYFFIASRIPLALMFAPGTDDVLPDGKSVNICLANEVFTNICLSAIVAGHRQQKMQKFHSCIRIHLLTEQFKGFIAKNIMRLQRLGITHVLNAAEGKSFMHVNTNAEFYEGTGIRYHGIKANDTQEFNLSRYFEEAADFIEQALSQKDGQVFVHCREGYSRSPTLVIAYLMLRQNMDVKSALSTVRQKREIGPNDGFLRQLCQLNEQLVKEGKLKP; from the exons ATGTGTTCTGTTACTTATACCATATACTCGCCACACGAAGCTTGGGAACTCTCTGCTGAATTAACACTTTTTGCTTTGTCCTTGTTCTGTAGGATTTACTTTTTTATTGCAAGCAGAATTCCCCTGGCACTGATGTTTGCCCCTGGCACAGATGATGTCCTGCCAGATGGAAAATCTGTCAACATTTGTTTGGCTAATGAAGTCTTTACAAATATTTGTCTCAGTGCCATAGTTGCTGGGCACAGGCAgcagaaaatgcagaagtttCACTCATGCATAAGAATTCATCTGCTTACAGAACAATTTAAGGG GTTCATAGCCAAGAACATTATGAGGCTGCAGCGTCTGGGGATAACCCATGTTCTGAATGCAGCAGAGGGGAAGTCATTCATGCATGTGAACACTAATGCAGAGTTCTATGAAGGCACAGGCATCAGATACCATGGCATTAAAGCTAACGATACACAAGAATTTAACCTCAGTCGCTATTTCGAGGAGGCAGCTGATTTTATTGAGCAAGCACTTTCCCAGAAGGATG GCCAAGTGTTTGTGCATTGCCGTGAGGGCTACAGCCGTTCTCCTACATTGGTCATCGCCTACCTCATGCTTCGCCAGAACATGGATGTCAAGTCTGCATTGAGCACTGTCCGGCAGAAGCGAGAGATCGGCCCCAATGATGGCTTTCTAAGGCAGCTTTGCCAGCTCAATGAGCAATTAGTGAAGGAGGGCAAACTGAAGCCCTAA
- the LOC106491779 gene encoding ras-related protein Rab-18-B-like, with the protein MDSAGLTLKLLLVGDSAVGKSSLLLRFTEGAFEPCLKPTIGVDFKVKKMVVDGHAVQLAIWDTAGQERFRTLTPSYYRGAQGVVLVYDVTRKDTFTGLESWLNELEMYTTRSNTVKMLVGNKTDKPDREVERREGLQFARKRSLLFIETSAKTQDGVRHAFEELVIKILQTPGLWDKSAEKWGVRLMESSTQQERNLCGAYCPLA; encoded by the exons ATGGACTCAGCGGGCCTCACCCTGAAGCTGCTCCTGGTCGGGGACAGCGCTGTAGGGAAGTCCAG TCTCCTGCTGAGGTTCACCGAGGGCGCCTTTGAGCCGTGCCTGAAGCCCACTATCG GTGTTGATTTTAAAGTGAAGAAAATGGTGGTAGACGGCCATGCAGTACAGCTTGCAATATGG GACACAGCAGGACAAGAGCGCTTTAGAACGCTGACTCCCAGTTATTACCGAGGAGCTCAAGGGGTTGTTTTAG TGTATGATGTTACAAGAAAAGACACTTTCACAGGACTAGAGAGCTGGCTGAATGAGCTGGAAATGTACACCACCAGAAGCAACACTGTGAAGATGTTAGTTGGCAATAAAACTGATAAG CCTGATCGTGAAGTAGAGAGAAGAGAAGGACTCCAGTTTGCTAGGAAACGCTCACTGCTTTTTATAG AAACTAGTGCCAAGACACAGGATGGAGTCCGACATGCCTTTGAGGAGCTTGTCATAAAGATTCTGCAGACACCGGGTCTTTGGGATAAAAGCGCAGAGAAGTGGGGAGTACGGCTGATGGAGTCTTCAACACAGCAGGAGAGAAATTTATGTGGTGCATACTGTCCACTTGCTTAA
- the SOST gene encoding sclerostin, which produces MQITWAVCSVCVLIQIAFRSVEGWQMFKNDATEIIPEITENTEAPMEQTYSDNNNTMNQAKHGGRHIQQSPDPNDASDFSCREMRTTRYVTEGPCRSVKPVKELVCSGQCVPSHLLPNSIGRGKWWRQNALDYRCIPAHTRTQRIQMVCPEQETRTYKFRAVTACKCKRYTRYHNQSELKDFGKETVRPQKNKKPRLSRARSSKSNQPELENAY; this is translated from the exons ATGCAGATCACTTGGGCTGTGTGCTCTGTCTGTGTCTTAATCCAAATTGCATTTCGATCGGTGGAAGGGTGgcaaatgtttaaaaatgatgCTACAGAAATCATTCCTGAGATCACTGAAAATACAGAAGCACCGATGGAACAGACTTACAGCGACAACAACAATACAATGAACCAGGCAAAGCATGGGGGAAGACACATACAACAGTCTCCAGACCCTAATG ATGCTTCTGACTTTAGCTGCAGAGAAATGCGAACCACCCGCTATGTCACTGAGGGACCTTGCCGCAGTGTCAAACCTGTCAAGGAACTGGTCTGCTCTGGCCAGTGTGTCCCCTCACACCTCCTCCCCAACTCTATTGGTAGAGGGAAGTGGTGGCGTCAGAATGCCCTGGATTACCGCTGCATCCCTGCTCACACTCGCACGCAGCGCATCCAGATGGTGTGTCCTGAGCAAGAGACTCGGACTTACAAATTCCGAGCTGTCACTGCCTGCAAATGCAAGCGCTACACTCGCTACCACAACCAGTCTGAGCTCAAGGACTTTGGCAAGGAAACTGTCAGGCCTCAGAAGAACAAGAAGCCCCGTCTCTccagagccaggagcagcaaaTCCAACCAGCCTGAGCTAGAAAATGCTTATTAG
- the DUSP3 gene encoding dual specificity protein phosphatase 3 isoform X2 — protein MFAPGTDDVLPDGKSVNICLANEVFTNICLSAIVAGHRQQKMQKFHSCIRIHLLTEQFKGFIAKNIMRLQRLGITHVLNAAEGKSFMHVNTNAEFYEGTGIRYHGIKANDTQEFNLSRYFEEAADFIEQALSQKDGQVFVHCREGYSRSPTLVIAYLMLRQNMDVKSALSTVRQKREIGPNDGFLRQLCQLNEQLVKEGKLKP, from the exons ATGTTTGCCCCTGGCACAGATGATGTCCTGCCAGATGGAAAATCTGTCAACATTTGTTTGGCTAATGAAGTCTTTACAAATATTTGTCTCAGTGCCATAGTTGCTGGGCACAGGCAgcagaaaatgcagaagtttCACTCATGCATAAGAATTCATCTGCTTACAGAACAATTTAAGGG GTTCATAGCCAAGAACATTATGAGGCTGCAGCGTCTGGGGATAACCCATGTTCTGAATGCAGCAGAGGGGAAGTCATTCATGCATGTGAACACTAATGCAGAGTTCTATGAAGGCACAGGCATCAGATACCATGGCATTAAAGCTAACGATACACAAGAATTTAACCTCAGTCGCTATTTCGAGGAGGCAGCTGATTTTATTGAGCAAGCACTTTCCCAGAAGGATG GCCAAGTGTTTGTGCATTGCCGTGAGGGCTACAGCCGTTCTCCTACATTGGTCATCGCCTACCTCATGCTTCGCCAGAACATGGATGTCAAGTCTGCATTGAGCACTGTCCGGCAGAAGCGAGAGATCGGCCCCAATGATGGCTTTCTAAGGCAGCTTTGCCAGCTCAATGAGCAATTAGTGAAGGAGGGCAAACTGAAGCCCTAA